DNA sequence from the Halorussus limi genome:
GGTAGTGGTCGTTGAGCGCCGCCCGGACCGCTCGGTAGTTGCGCCGCAGGTCTTCCTCGAAGAAGGCGTACACCGGGGTGTCGAACGCCTCGAACAGCGCGTCCCGGTGGTCGAGCAGTCGGGCTTTGCGTGCCGCTAAGTCCATACACGGTGGAGGGAAAACGACGACAAAAGCTATCGACCTAGCATGCGGGGGTGGAAATCGAGGCGAACCCGGAGGCGGTTCGCCGGGGGACCGAGAAGTTATCAGGCCGGACTGTGAGAACTCTGCGCATGGTCGAACGCTCCGTCCGCTTCGAGGACCTCGAAACACTCGTCGCGGCGCGCGGCCCGCCGGGGGGCGAGTACCCCGTCGCGGACGCCTTCGCCGAACTGGTCGAACCGCACGTCGACTCGGTGACCCACGACGAGATGGGCAACGTAATCGCAACGAGCGAGGGGTCGGACCCCGACGCGCCCGAAATCGCGCTCGCGGCCCACACCGACGAACTCGCCGTTCTCGTCGACGACGTGACCGACGACGGCTTTCTGGAGTACCGGATGCTCGGGGGCCACTACAAGGGGAACTTCCCCGGCCAGCGCGTCCGGGTCGGTCCGGACGGCGTCCTCGGCGTCGTCGGCCCGAAGTCCCGACACTACATGTCCGGCGACGAGAAGGAGTCGCTGGCCGAGGACCTCGTCGTGGACGTGGGCGCGAGCAGTCGCGCCGAGGTCGAGGCGCTGAACGTCGAACCCGGCGACCACGCGACGTGGGACCGCGAGGTGGCCGAACTCGCCGGAGACCGCGTCACGGGCCGGGCGCTCGACGACCGCCTCGCGCTCGCGGTGCTTCTGGGCGCGGCGCGCGCCGCCGACACCGACGCCACGGTCCACTACGTCGCCACGGTGCAGGAGGAGGTCGGTCTCCGGGGCGCGCGGGCGACCGGGTTCTCGATAGACCCCGACGTGGCGGTCGCGGTCGAGATATTCCCGGCCGACGACTACCCCGCGGGCGGCGACGACGGACCGGGGGTCGCGCTCGGCGAGGGCCCCGTGGTGGAGTTCGGCGACGGCACCTCCGAGTACATGTTCGGCGGCGTGCTGGTCGAC
Encoded proteins:
- a CDS encoding M42 family metallopeptidase, whose amino-acid sequence is MVERSVRFEDLETLVAARGPPGGEYPVADAFAELVEPHVDSVTHDEMGNVIATSEGSDPDAPEIALAAHTDELAVLVDDVTDDGFLEYRMLGGHYKGNFPGQRVRVGPDGVLGVVGPKSRHYMSGDEKESLAEDLVVDVGASSRAEVEALNVEPGDHATWDREVAELAGDRVTGRALDDRLALAVLLGAARAADTDATVHYVATVQEEVGLRGARATGFSIDPDVAVAVEIFPADDYPAGGDDGPGVALGEGPVVEFGDGTSEYMFGGVLVDRQTRSWLETAGESADASLQHAVMVGGTTDATEFQQVRGGRHAGAIAVPCRYTHSPVETVSLADAHETVAVLSEALETPFPSRDEVRWG